A portion of the Marinobacter alexandrii genome contains these proteins:
- a CDS encoding bifunctional nuclease family protein, with amino-acid sequence MANDKIKLEILGLSSSQSQSGSFALVLGETGGNRRLPIIIGMFEAQAIAIEIEKIVPNRPMTHDLFKTFSHNFEIEIKEIYISDLKEGVFFARIICEHEGKVFEIDSRPSDAIAIGLRFNVDFFTNESILTEAGIVLTDEFEDEIVEREVGKSENKNIEDLSSSELEKLLNEALDKEDYEKAAHIRDVLNKRN; translated from the coding sequence ATGGCCAATGATAAGATAAAATTGGAGATTTTAGGATTGTCTTCTAGCCAATCCCAATCAGGCTCCTTTGCATTAGTTCTAGGAGAGACTGGAGGAAATAGACGACTTCCAATCATCATAGGTATGTTTGAAGCTCAGGCAATTGCGATTGAAATAGAGAAGATTGTTCCAAATCGACCTATGACGCATGATCTTTTCAAAACTTTTTCTCATAATTTCGAAATTGAAATCAAAGAAATATACATCTCAGATTTAAAGGAAGGGGTATTCTTTGCCAGAATTATCTGTGAGCATGAAGGTAAAGTATTTGAAATCGACTCAAGACCTTCTGATGCAATAGCCATAGGATTAAGATTCAATGTTGATTTCTTTACTAACGAAAGCATTCTAACTGAAGCAGGTATAGTTCTCACAGATGAATTTGAGGATGAGATTGTAGAGAGAGAAGTAGGTAAATCAGAAAATAAAAACATAGAGGATCTGTCATCAAGTGAGCTTGAAAAACTTCTCAATGAGGCGCTAGA
- a CDS encoding electron transfer flavoprotein subunit alpha/FixB family protein: protein MAALAFVETDEGKVKKSSLEAVSYAHAVAGDVTAIVFGNVSDIDEIGKAGAGKVLNVTDEKLSSPNIMAYASAIAEAMNQENADLLVLAKSSLGDPVSARVSIKVDAALASNVSDLPDTSSGYAVKKSIYTGKAFANTNLEGDKKIIIIKKNAIAIKEDGGSAEVVGFSPNISDGDFTVKTTKVEKAEGDILLPEADLVVSGGRGLKGPENWGMIEDLAKTLGAATGCSKPVSDMDWRPHHEHVGQTGIKVSPSLYIAVGISGAIQHLAGVNSSKYILVINKDSEAPFFKAADYGVVGDAFDVLPKLTEAIKKAQG from the coding sequence ATGGCAGCATTAGCATTTGTAGAAACGGACGAAGGAAAAGTAAAGAAATCATCACTTGAAGCTGTAAGTTATGCTCACGCAGTGGCAGGTGATGTCACTGCTATAGTTTTTGGCAATGTTTCAGACATTGATGAAATAGGAAAAGCAGGAGCTGGGAAGGTATTGAATGTGACAGATGAGAAATTATCTTCACCTAACATTATGGCTTATGCGTCGGCTATAGCAGAGGCTATGAATCAGGAAAACGCAGACCTCTTGGTCTTAGCTAAAAGCTCTTTGGGAGATCCAGTTTCAGCAAGAGTATCCATTAAAGTAGATGCTGCGTTGGCTTCAAATGTGTCCGATTTACCTGACACATCAAGTGGGTATGCAGTTAAGAAAAGTATTTATACAGGAAAGGCATTCGCGAATACCAACCTTGAGGGAGATAAGAAAATTATCATTATCAAGAAAAATGCGATCGCTATTAAAGAAGATGGCGGATCTGCAGAAGTAGTTGGATTTTCACCAAACATAAGTGATGGTGATTTTACAGTAAAAACGACCAAGGTAGAAAAAGCGGAAGGAGATATTCTTTTACCAGAAGCGGATTTAGTTGTTTCAGGAGGTAGAGGACTCAAAGGCCCAGAGAACTGGGGAATGATAGAAGATCTGGCAAAGACACTTGGAGCTGCTACTGGCTGTAGTAAACCTGTATCGGATATGGATTGGAGGCCTCATCACGAGCATGTGGGACAGACAGGTATTAAAGTAAGTCCTTCACTATACATAGCTGTAGGGATTTCAGGAGCTATTCAGCACTTAGCTGGTGTAAACTCCTCAAAGTACATTTTGGTAATCAACAAGGATTCAGAAGCTCCATTTTTCAAAGCGGCTGACTATGGAGTTGTTGGTGATGCCTTCGATGTACTTCCAAAACTTACTGAAGCAATTAAGAAGGCACAGGGTTAA
- a CDS encoding electron transfer flavoprotein subunit beta/FixA family protein, which translates to MKILVCITHVPDTTSRIGFTDDDTKFDKNGVQFIIGPYDDYALARAVELKEQSGGSITVLNVGEAETEPTIRKALAIGADDAIRVNAFPEDALFVAKQIASIAKDGGYDLILMGRESIDFNGGQVHSMVGELLGIPSLSPVMTLDIEGTTAKISREIEGGKEYMELPLPFVAGCQEPIAEWKIPNMRGIMSARTKPLEVKDPTGDSAKTKVSKFELPPAKGDVKLVDPDNMDELVNLLKNEAKVI; encoded by the coding sequence ATGAAAATATTAGTTTGTATAACGCATGTGCCTGATACTACATCTCGTATAGGATTTACCGATGATGATACGAAGTTTGACAAAAATGGTGTTCAATTTATCATCGGACCCTATGATGATTATGCTCTTGCAAGGGCTGTAGAGTTGAAAGAGCAAAGCGGAGGAAGTATTACAGTCCTGAATGTAGGAGAGGCAGAAACAGAACCGACTATAAGAAAGGCGTTGGCTATAGGAGCGGATGATGCTATCAGAGTTAATGCATTTCCAGAAGATGCTTTGTTCGTAGCAAAACAGATTGCCTCCATAGCAAAGGATGGCGGATATGATTTAATCCTGATGGGAAGAGAATCTATCGATTTCAATGGGGGTCAGGTTCATAGTATGGTAGGTGAGCTTCTAGGAATACCTTCCTTGTCACCAGTTATGACGTTAGATATTGAAGGAACCACAGCTAAAATATCGAGAGAGATAGAAGGAGGAAAAGAATATATGGAATTGCCACTACCTTTCGTGGCTGGGTGCCAAGAGCCAATAGCTGAATGGAAGATTCCAAATATGAGAGGAATTATGAGCGCAAGAACTAAGCCCCTAGAGGTGAAAGACCCAACTGGAGATTCAGCTAAGACTAAGGTTAGTAAGTTTGAACTACCTCCAGCAAAAGGAGACGTTAAATTGGTAGATCCAGATAATATGGATGAATTGGTGAATTTATTGAAGAACGAAGCAAAAGTGATATAA